Proteins from one Fibrobacter succinogenes genomic window:
- a CDS encoding carbon starvation protein A, giving the protein MITFLIGVAILILGYFTYGKFVERVFGPDDRKTPALANPDGVDRVPMPHWKNVLIQLLNIAGIGPVIGVILGIKFGAIVFILLPLGNVLGGAVHDYFSGMISMRNNGYNVPALSRKFLGKGPAKLVMTLISVALILVGAVFTNTPAALVNTPILAGSHVSPTLFWIAVAVIFAYYFISTFFPIDKIIGRIYPVFGALLILASLAIFVGIIPNLNVLDEFCFSDIMSNFHKHPAGQPIIPMLFVTIACGIISGFHSTQSPLVARTEVTEKTGRQTFYGMMIIEGLIGMIWAAGGMFIYHQMPELLTGASGVKVLSVLVSTVIPWAPISILVVVGVIILAITSGDTSLRSLRLTIAELTGLEQTSVRNRLILTVPMFALCAVIIFWSNLNPEGFNILWNYFSWSNQLMAVCSLCVATVYLRSKKKNFWIALIPCMFMTFITADYILWVSPENLKGAPLGFGLDYKTALVIALHDAAILGFFLCVRGKTLSKMEGYNADRWNPDLDEGKIPKAE; this is encoded by the coding sequence ATGATAACATTCCTAATTGGTGTTGCAATCCTCATCCTTGGATATTTCACCTACGGCAAGTTCGTCGAACGCGTTTTCGGACCGGACGACAGAAAAACTCCGGCTCTCGCAAACCCCGATGGCGTTGACCGAGTTCCCATGCCGCATTGGAAAAACGTTCTCATTCAACTTTTGAACATCGCGGGCATCGGTCCTGTGATTGGCGTGATTCTTGGCATCAAGTTTGGCGCCATCGTGTTCATCTTGCTCCCGCTCGGCAACGTGCTTGGCGGCGCTGTACACGACTACTTCAGCGGCATGATCAGCATGCGCAACAACGGCTACAATGTGCCAGCGCTCTCCCGCAAGTTTTTGGGCAAGGGCCCTGCAAAGCTTGTAATGACGCTCATTTCCGTGGCGCTCATCCTCGTCGGTGCAGTGTTCACCAACACGCCAGCAGCTCTCGTGAATACGCCGATTCTCGCTGGCAGTCACGTTTCGCCGACGCTTTTCTGGATTGCTGTCGCCGTCATTTTTGCCTACTACTTCATTAGCACTTTCTTCCCGATTGACAAGATTATCGGCCGCATCTACCCGGTTTTTGGCGCCCTCCTGATTCTCGCTTCGCTCGCGATTTTCGTGGGCATCATCCCGAACTTGAACGTACTCGATGAATTCTGCTTTAGCGATATCATGAGCAACTTCCACAAGCATCCGGCAGGCCAGCCGATTATCCCGATGCTCTTCGTAACGATTGCTTGCGGCATCATCAGCGGTTTCCACAGCACGCAAAGCCCGCTCGTTGCTCGTACCGAAGTGACCGAAAAGACAGGCCGTCAGACGTTCTATGGCATGATGATTATCGAAGGTTTAATCGGCATGATTTGGGCCGCTGGCGGTATGTTCATTTATCACCAGATGCCGGAACTTTTGACAGGCGCTTCGGGCGTGAAAGTCTTGAGCGTTCTCGTTTCGACAGTAATTCCTTGGGCTCCGATTTCGATTCTCGTAGTTGTGGGCGTGATTATCCTTGCCATTACAAGTGGCGACACCAGCCTCCGCAGCCTCCGCCTTACGATTGCAGAACTCACAGGTCTTGAACAGACCTCCGTGCGTAACCGTTTGATCCTCACGGTTCCGATGTTCGCCCTCTGCGCTGTGATCATTTTTTGGAGCAACTTGAACCCCGAAGGCTTCAACATCTTGTGGAACTACTTCAGCTGGAGCAACCAGCTCATGGCCGTTTGCAGTTTGTGCGTTGCCACGGTTTACCTCCGCAGTAAAAAGAAGAACTTCTGGATTGCGCTTATCCCGTGCATGTTCATGACGTTCATTACAGCAGATTACATCCTCTGGGTGAGCCCGGAAAATCTCAAGGGCGCTCCGCTCGGTTTTGGACTTGATTACAAGACAGCTCTCGTGATTGCACTCCATGACGCTGCCATTCTCGGATTCTTCCTCTGCGTTCGCGGCAAGACGCTTTCAAAGATGGAAGGTTACAATGCCGACCGTTGGAATCCCGACCTTGACGAAGGAAAAATTCCGAAGGCTGAGTAA
- a CDS encoding COG2958 family protein has product MTYTFLKLAEEVLEEAKKRENIQALSHVEIWEKAEKYGIQNKCSSSGKTPWQSICAQIYVDMKDNAKTIFAKIGTRPVRFALKKYVENGVKITDIEQKIKQPKTIFSERDLHPLLTKFVYSNSHFHCYAKTIYHETSAKHKIGRNHWLHPDLMAVYFPFDSYQTGTLDIIKSFYESKMKLFSFEMKKEITSSTLREYYFQAVSNSSWANEGYLVALKFDQDDDFREEMQRLNNSFGIGFIQLDATNVEQSSVLIPAKIHEQIDWDSLDRLIEENPDVKNFVDSINGDVLLQKVKNKNEYDEIFDNSKMEKWIKDKGIE; this is encoded by the coding sequence ATGACATATACATTTTTGAAGCTTGCTGAAGAAGTTCTTGAAGAAGCCAAAAAGCGCGAGAACATCCAAGCACTTTCCCATGTGGAAATATGGGAAAAGGCTGAAAAATATGGAATTCAAAACAAGTGTAGTTCCTCTGGTAAAACGCCTTGGCAATCCATCTGCGCTCAAATATATGTGGATATGAAGGATAACGCTAAAACTATTTTTGCAAAAATTGGTACGCGGCCTGTGCGTTTTGCTCTTAAGAAATATGTTGAAAATGGTGTAAAGATTACTGACATAGAACAAAAAATAAAACAGCCTAAGACAATATTTTCGGAACGGGATTTACATCCGCTTTTGACGAAGTTTGTTTATTCGAATTCGCATTTTCATTGTTATGCAAAGACTATTTATCATGAGACTTCAGCCAAACATAAGATTGGGCGAAATCATTGGTTGCATCCGGATTTGATGGCCGTCTATTTCCCGTTTGATTCGTATCAAACAGGAACACTGGATATAATTAAGTCTTTTTATGAGTCAAAAATGAAATTGTTCTCATTTGAGATGAAAAAAGAAATCACTAGCTCGACTCTTCGTGAGTATTATTTCCAAGCGGTTTCTAATTCTAGTTGGGCTAACGAAGGCTATTTGGTCGCTTTGAAATTTGATCAAGATGATGATTTTCGTGAAGAAATGCAACGCCTTAACAATTCTTTCGGCATAGGCTTTATCCAACTCGACGCAACGAATGTGGAACAAAGTAGTGTTCTAATTCCTGCTAAAATCCATGAACAAATTGATTGGGATTCTCTTGATCGTCTTATTGAGGAAAATCCTGATGTCAAGAATTTCGTCGACTCCATTAATGGGGATGTTCTGCTTCAAAAGGTAAAGAATAAGAACGAATATGATGAAATCTTCGATAACTCCAAGATGGAAAAGTGGATTAAGGACAAGGGAATTGAATAG
- the nrdG gene encoding anaerobic ribonucleoside-triphosphate reductase activating protein, whose amino-acid sequence MDDYPPLRIAGIEPESFVDGPGIRLTVFTQGCHHNCPGCQNPQTHDFEGGHFIEREAIITMIKENPLLDGVTFSGGDPMDQAAALVPLAREIKERGLNLVIFTGYTYEQLMKLTPEKPELFELLSFADILIDGPFVMAKKSLDIKFRGSWNQRIIDVQKSLVEGHVVIHQIQLDEMAEHPDREYNT is encoded by the coding sequence ATGGATGATTATCCTCCACTGCGGATTGCAGGGATTGAGCCCGAATCATTCGTGGACGGTCCCGGTATCCGTTTGACTGTGTTTACCCAGGGCTGCCACCACAATTGCCCAGGGTGCCAGAATCCGCAGACTCATGATTTTGAGGGCGGGCACTTTATCGAGCGCGAAGCGATCATCACGATGATCAAGGAAAATCCGTTGCTCGATGGCGTGACGTTTAGCGGAGGCGATCCGATGGACCAGGCGGCGGCACTTGTTCCGCTTGCACGCGAAATCAAGGAACGCGGTCTCAATCTCGTGATTTTCACGGGATACACGTACGAACAGCTGATGAAGCTTACGCCCGAAAAGCCGGAGCTCTTTGAATTGCTCTCGTTTGCGGATATCCTCATTGACGGTCCGTTTGTCATGGCGAAAAAGTCGCTGGACATCAAGTTCAGAGGTTCTTGGAACCAGCGCATTATCGATGTGCAAAAGAGCCTTGTCGAAGGCCATGTGGTCATCCATCAGATTCAACTGGACGAGATGGCGGAACACCCCGACAGGGAATACAATACATAA
- a CDS encoding GDSL-type esterase/lipase family protein produces MFGKNVLATTVVAASALTVSAFAAGKVACVGNSITYGYGIESWPDQTSYPHHLQGMLRENALSDTVENFGVSGLTVRKDDQASYWKGYRFAPAIEFAADTVIIELGTNDSKAYTTWNSPAQNAAVDSAITADFEALIDTFQVKSKPHVFICLAPYVNNVEWNILDTAVVNRVNPAILRAGLEKGVNVIDLHSRFSALENPGWYLSDLVHPSVEGAKHLAEIVYAHLQMDTLHVTQDGSTLKAPKGFGFQWYKDGRLLDGDTLETLTVSSVGKYKVSVKIDEKSLSRIVTETLDLQERTALKPNARVSEKASVNSSRYLEQRFDARGRALKTQSSFQKVYIKRL; encoded by the coding sequence ATGTTTGGGAAGAATGTTTTGGCGACTACTGTTGTCGCTGCGTCGGCTTTGACTGTATCGGCGTTTGCGGCGGGTAAGGTTGCTTGCGTTGGCAATAGTATCACGTATGGTTACGGGATTGAGTCTTGGCCGGACCAGACGAGTTATCCGCATCATTTGCAGGGGATGCTGCGCGAAAATGCGCTGAGTGATACGGTCGAAAATTTTGGCGTGAGTGGGCTTACGGTCCGCAAGGATGATCAGGCTTCGTATTGGAAAGGTTACCGCTTTGCGCCGGCGATTGAATTTGCGGCAGATACGGTTATCATTGAGCTTGGTACAAACGATTCGAAGGCTTACACGACTTGGAATTCTCCGGCGCAGAATGCGGCCGTCGATTCGGCGATTACGGCTGATTTTGAAGCGTTGATTGATACGTTCCAGGTGAAGTCAAAGCCGCATGTCTTTATTTGCTTGGCGCCTTATGTGAACAACGTAGAATGGAATATCCTCGATACCGCGGTCGTGAACCGTGTGAACCCGGCGATTTTGCGGGCGGGGCTCGAAAAGGGTGTGAATGTCATCGACTTGCATTCGCGTTTTAGCGCTCTCGAAAATCCGGGCTGGTACTTGTCGGATTTGGTGCATCCGTCTGTCGAAGGCGCAAAGCACTTGGCAGAAATTGTGTATGCCCATTTGCAAATGGATACGTTGCATGTAACGCAAGATGGCTCGACGCTCAAGGCGCCGAAGGGCTTTGGATTCCAGTGGTACAAGGACGGACGCCTCTTGGATGGCGACACGCTTGAAACGCTTACTGTTTCGAGTGTTGGCAAGTACAAGGTCTCTGTGAAAATTGACGAAAAAAGTTTGTCACGGATTGTGACAGAAACGCTTGATTTGCAGGAGCGAACTGCGTTGAAGCCGAATGCTCGCGTTAGTGAAAAAGCTTCAGTGAATTCGTCTCGTTACTTAGAACAACGTTTTGACGCTCGTGGTCGCGCTTTGAAAACACAAAGCTCGTTCCAGAAAGTTTATATTAAACGGCTCTAG
- a CDS encoding ATP-dependent RecD-like DNA helicase, with protein sequence MQVKGSIKSITFHSLQNGFTVMRLNDAESKKVVVVTGTFPALQPGETIAVEGDWGSHPKYGKQFQATSFEYLATEDNDIVEYLASGQFPGVGQKIAERIVEIFGDKTADILDNDPDKFREVKIKGFPARKVEAFLARWQEARHSRETMLFLYKHEIVGSVAKRLWNKFGQATIERITQNPYMLCEEVWGIGFLKADEIAQKVGFPKDSPERFQAALLYTLQEASVSDGHVFLPKNVLLERTFRNLRLMQDDESAINTLLDEFEKASEIGRIKREGDDCYFPPLYNAEQRIADNIKLRLRYNELSTEGFENALAQWEREHKFSFDPIQRRAIQMALSRKISIITGGPGTGKTTILKGILYLARQMEECVSLTAPTGRAAKRMGECCGEKARTIHRLLEVDPISGKFHRDENNKLQCNLLIVDEFSMVDTWLAASLLEATPLNARIVLVGDADQLPSVGAGNVLNDLLRCPKIPSTRLQHIFRQAGGNDIADKAAKINQGICPSPIEGTNFHFLPYESADEAKDIIARLVTFGIKEKLDIDTQEMQLLTPMRKGPLGIYELNNFLQDLLNPGKERIKIASGNWSTGDRVMQIRNNYDKNVFNGDVGIIYKIGKETKKITVFYDDKTVDYEPDEVEELILAYACTIHKSQGSEYPAVIVVLDSSHSIMLQRNLIYTAITRAKGHVWILSAPGAFYQAVRNNRSTRRYTRLTEKLG encoded by the coding sequence GTGCAAGTTAAAGGTTCAATCAAAAGCATCACGTTTCATAGCCTGCAAAACGGCTTTACCGTGATGCGCCTTAACGACGCTGAAAGCAAGAAAGTCGTTGTCGTTACAGGAACATTCCCCGCTTTACAGCCCGGTGAAACGATTGCTGTAGAAGGCGACTGGGGTTCGCATCCGAAATATGGAAAGCAATTCCAGGCGACTTCTTTTGAATACCTCGCCACAGAAGACAACGACATTGTCGAATACTTGGCAAGCGGGCAATTCCCTGGAGTCGGGCAAAAAATTGCCGAACGCATCGTTGAAATTTTTGGCGATAAAACTGCCGATATCCTAGACAACGATCCTGACAAATTCCGAGAAGTGAAAATCAAAGGCTTCCCCGCCCGCAAGGTGGAAGCTTTTTTGGCACGTTGGCAAGAAGCGCGCCACAGCCGCGAGACGATGCTGTTTTTGTACAAGCACGAAATTGTCGGCAGTGTAGCCAAACGCCTTTGGAACAAGTTCGGGCAGGCGACAATTGAACGCATCACGCAGAACCCGTACATGCTCTGCGAAGAAGTCTGGGGCATCGGATTCTTGAAAGCCGATGAAATCGCGCAGAAAGTTGGATTCCCGAAAGACAGCCCCGAGCGTTTTCAAGCGGCATTACTTTACACATTGCAAGAAGCTTCCGTGAGCGACGGGCATGTATTCTTGCCCAAAAACGTTCTCTTGGAACGCACGTTCCGCAATTTGCGTTTAATGCAAGATGACGAAAGTGCCATCAACACGCTCCTCGATGAATTCGAAAAAGCAAGCGAAATCGGACGCATCAAACGCGAAGGCGACGACTGCTATTTTCCACCACTCTACAATGCCGAGCAGCGCATTGCAGACAACATCAAGCTCCGTTTGCGATACAACGAACTTTCAACGGAAGGCTTCGAAAACGCTCTTGCGCAGTGGGAACGCGAACACAAGTTCAGCTTTGATCCAATTCAAAGGCGAGCCATCCAGATGGCGCTATCGCGAAAGATTTCGATTATCACAGGCGGCCCAGGCACCGGCAAGACAACAATCCTTAAGGGGATTTTGTATCTCGCCCGCCAAATGGAAGAATGCGTAAGCCTCACGGCCCCAACGGGGCGCGCCGCCAAGCGCATGGGCGAATGCTGTGGCGAAAAAGCCCGCACAATCCACCGATTGCTCGAAGTAGATCCGATTTCGGGCAAGTTCCACCGCGACGAAAACAATAAGCTCCAATGCAATTTGCTCATCGTTGATGAATTCAGTATGGTCGATACGTGGCTTGCCGCGTCGCTCCTCGAAGCGACGCCACTCAACGCGCGAATTGTTCTCGTAGGCGATGCCGACCAGCTCCCCAGCGTGGGAGCAGGCAATGTGCTGAACGACTTGTTGCGTTGCCCCAAGATTCCGAGCACCCGCCTTCAGCACATTTTCCGCCAGGCCGGCGGAAACGACATCGCCGACAAAGCTGCCAAAATCAACCAAGGCATTTGCCCCTCGCCCATCGAAGGCACGAACTTCCACTTTTTGCCTTACGAGTCGGCCGATGAAGCTAAAGACATCATTGCCCGCCTCGTCACATTTGGCATCAAAGAAAAGCTCGATATCGATACGCAAGAGATGCAGCTCCTCACGCCAATGCGCAAAGGACCTCTCGGCATTTACGAGCTGAACAACTTCTTGCAAGACCTTCTGAATCCCGGCAAGGAACGCATCAAAATTGCAAGCGGCAACTGGAGCACAGGCGACCGCGTGATGCAAATCCGCAACAACTACGACAAGAACGTGTTCAACGGCGACGTCGGCATCATCTACAAAATCGGCAAGGAAACAAAAAAGATCACGGTTTTTTACGACGACAAGACTGTCGATTACGAGCCCGATGAAGTCGAAGAGCTCATCCTTGCGTACGCCTGCACCATCCACAAAAGCCAAGGTAGCGAATACCCCGCCGTCATCGTCGTGCTCGATTCAAGCCACAGCATTATGCTGCAGCGGAACCTCATCTACACCGCGATTACGCGTGCCAAAGGTCATGTGTGGATTTTGTCAGCTCCCGGTGCATTCTACCAAGCCGTGCGCAACAACCGCAGCACTCGCCGGTACACAAGACTCACCGAAAAATTAGGCTAG
- the nadA gene encoding quinolinate synthase NadA, protein MTAEELYNRLKSVKPGAALCTYTMEKVEKMLPLINEINELKKQQDTVILAHSYCAPEILLGVADFTGDSFKLSKDATTVQQKTILFSAVRFMGETAKILNPQKDVIIPGPLTGCSLADSITGKDVEELRKQNPDYTFVCYINTTADVKAACDVCVTSGNVMHIVETIPSDKIYFVPDALMGQNIIDEMKRRGVKKDIKLYNGCCYVHENYDPDLIQFFRSQNPNLKVISHPECNPSVAMLSDYVGSTGQMVSYINQQPKDSCILLLTECGLNARMHYEHPDMNFIGSCCMCKYMKSNSLENILEALRHPEKAEHISLNEDVRVKAKKCIDAMFKYAE, encoded by the coding sequence ATGACAGCAGAAGAACTTTACAATCGTCTCAAGTCCGTCAAGCCGGGCGCAGCCCTTTGCACCTACACCATGGAAAAGGTGGAAAAGATGCTCCCGCTCATCAACGAAATCAACGAGCTCAAAAAGCAGCAGGACACCGTTATTCTCGCCCACAGCTATTGCGCTCCTGAAATTCTCTTGGGCGTTGCCGACTTCACTGGCGATAGCTTCAAACTCAGCAAAGACGCCACAACCGTCCAGCAAAAGACGATTCTCTTCTCTGCCGTGCGTTTCATGGGCGAAACCGCCAAGATTTTAAACCCGCAGAAAGACGTCATCATTCCAGGCCCGCTCACGGGTTGCAGTCTCGCCGATTCCATTACCGGCAAGGACGTCGAAGAACTCCGCAAGCAGAATCCGGACTACACGTTCGTTTGCTATATCAACACGACCGCCGACGTGAAAGCAGCCTGCGACGTTTGCGTGACTAGCGGTAACGTGATGCACATTGTCGAAACAATCCCGTCCGACAAGATTTACTTTGTACCGGACGCCCTCATGGGCCAGAACATCATCGACGAAATGAAGCGTCGCGGAGTCAAGAAGGATATCAAGCTCTATAACGGCTGCTGCTACGTTCACGAAAACTACGACCCGGATTTGATCCAGTTCTTCCGTAGCCAAAACCCGAATCTCAAGGTAATCAGCCACCCGGAATGCAATCCGTCGGTTGCCATGCTCAGCGACTACGTCGGAAGCACGGGCCAAATGGTCAGCTACATCAACCAGCAGCCCAAGGACAGTTGCATCTTGCTCCTCACGGAATGCGGCCTCAATGCCCGCATGCACTACGAGCACCCCGACATGAACTTTATCGGTAGCTGCTGCATGTGCAAGTACATGAAATCGAACTCCCTCGAAAACATCTTGGAAGCACTCCGCCACCCCGAAAAGGCAGAACACATCTCGCTTAACGAAGATGTGCGCGTGAAAGCCAAGAAGTGCATCGACGCGATGTTCAAATACGCTGAATAA
- a CDS encoding metallophosphoesterase yields MKRTLYIGDVHGCADELSEMIDKFGFVRGNDTIFQTGDIINKGPDMLRAMRIVEEIGILTVRGNHEEHLIRMMDTPKSQWTEKQKKRFKALTLDEWVYIRDTVKNWPLWRDTPHALLVHAGLEPGKTRLEDMSPEVLLSIRNWNDKPWYEQVSWNKTVVFGHWAKKGFVNIPGFIGLDSGCCYGKALTAWCPEEDKFYTVEALREYTPVKDKAKESEAAPCKVLGDNTPDSVPPKTFDEIKERIANGDIARKEETSEEKNIRKASPSISAEWAGY; encoded by the coding sequence ATGAAACGTACTCTCTACATCGGTGATGTGCATGGTTGTGCTGATGAGCTTTCCGAAATGATTGACAAGTTCGGATTTGTCCGCGGTAACGATACCATCTTCCAAACCGGCGATATTATCAACAAAGGCCCCGACATGCTTCGCGCCATGCGCATTGTCGAAGAAATTGGCATTTTGACCGTCCGTGGAAACCACGAGGAACACCTCATCCGCATGATGGATACACCCAAAAGCCAATGGACCGAAAAGCAGAAAAAACGCTTCAAGGCGCTCACGCTCGATGAATGGGTCTACATTCGCGATACCGTCAAGAACTGGCCGCTTTGGCGCGATACGCCGCACGCCTTGCTCGTACACGCCGGACTCGAACCGGGCAAAACGCGCCTCGAAGACATGAGCCCCGAAGTGCTCCTTTCCATCCGCAACTGGAATGACAAGCCCTGGTATGAACAAGTCTCTTGGAACAAGACTGTTGTCTTTGGACATTGGGCCAAGAAAGGCTTCGTGAACATTCCCGGATTTATCGGTCTTGATTCCGGTTGCTGCTATGGCAAGGCGCTTACCGCATGGTGCCCCGAAGAAGACAAATTCTACACCGTCGAAGCGCTCCGCGAATACACGCCCGTGAAAGACAAGGCAAAAGAATCCGAAGCGGCCCCCTGCAAAGTGCTCGGCGACAATACTCCAGATTCAGTACCTCCCAAAACATTTGACGAAATCAAGGAACGCATCGCTAACGGCGACATCGCCCGCAAGGAAGAAACTTCTGAAGAAAAAAACATCCGCAAAGCAAGCCCCTCCATCAGCGCTGAATGGGCTGGATACTAG
- the nrdD gene encoding anaerobic ribonucleoside-triphosphate reductase codes for MSEKEMSQYGEGIGFERIRRITGYLVGTVDRFNNAKRAEVNDRVKHGV; via the coding sequence ATGTCTGAAAAGGAAATGTCTCAGTATGGAGAAGGAATCGGATTCGAACGTATCCGTCGCATTACGGGTTATCTCGTTGGTACAGTCGACCGCTTCAACAACGCTAAGCGCGCCGAAGTCAACGATCGCGTAAAGCACGGCGTGTAA
- a CDS encoding pseudouridine synthase, which translates to MRINKYISLSGFASRRAADELVASGRVQVNGETISDLGHQVDETKDQVSIDGKPLKISTNKKTKVIMFHKPAGCVCTKDDPQGRRTVYDYLPPGYHNFKYVGRLDLQSRGLLLFTDDGELLYRLTHPSFEVPRSYYVWTTRQLSESAAQRLVDGVDIRDPEDPDAPEEIAFATDVYLENGFAELVLIEGKNREIRRMMRAVGYEIRDLKRVSYCQIQLGDLPAGEFRELTPNEMNKLRQAVHL; encoded by the coding sequence ATGCGTATCAACAAGTACATTTCTCTCAGTGGTTTTGCTAGCCGCCGTGCCGCCGACGAACTCGTCGCCAGCGGTCGCGTACAGGTGAACGGAGAAACAATCTCCGACCTCGGCCATCAAGTGGACGAAACAAAGGACCAGGTTTCTATCGATGGAAAGCCATTGAAGATATCCACGAACAAGAAGACCAAAGTCATCATGTTCCACAAGCCCGCAGGTTGCGTCTGCACCAAGGACGACCCGCAAGGCCGCCGCACGGTTTACGATTACTTGCCGCCGGGATACCACAACTTTAAATACGTTGGACGACTCGACTTGCAGAGCCGCGGCCTTTTGCTGTTCACCGACGATGGCGAATTGCTTTACCGTCTCACGCACCCGAGCTTCGAAGTGCCGCGCAGTTATTACGTGTGGACAACGCGCCAGCTCAGCGAATCTGCTGCCCAGCGTTTAGTCGATGGCGTAGACATCCGCGACCCCGAAGATCCTGACGCACCCGAAGAAATCGCCTTTGCAACAGACGTGTACCTCGAAAATGGTTTTGCAGAACTGGTGCTTATCGAAGGCAAAAACCGCGAAATCCGCCGCATGATGCGTGCCGTCGGTTATGAAATTCGCGACCTCAAACGCGTGAGCTATTGCCAAATTCAACTCGGCGATTTGCCCGCAGGCGAGTTCCGCGAACTCACGCCAAATGAAATGAACAAATTGCGACAAGCAGTGCATTTATAG